A region of Arabidopsis thaliana chromosome 5, partial sequence DNA encodes the following proteins:
- the TIM8 gene encoding translocase inner membrane subunit 8 (translocase inner membrane subunit 8 (TIM8); FUNCTIONS IN: P-P-bond-hydrolysis-driven protein transmembrane transporter activity; INVOLVED IN: protein targeting to mitochondrion, protein import into mitochondrial inner membrane; LOCATED IN: mitochondrion, mitochondrial inner membrane, mitochondrial intermembrane space; EXPRESSED IN: 23 plant structures; EXPRESSED DURING: 13 growth stages; CONTAINS InterPro DOMAIN/s: Mitochondrial inner membrane translocase complex, Tim8/9/10/13-zinc finger-like (InterPro:IPR004217); Has 688 Blast hits to 688 proteins in 171 species: Archae - 0; Bacteria - 0; Metazoa - 361; Fungi - 183; Plants - 116; Viruses - 0; Other Eukaryotes - 28 (source: NCBI BLink).): MDPSMANNPELLQFLAQEKERAMVNEMVSKMTSVCWDKCITSAPGSKFSSSESSCLTHCAQRYMDMSMIIMKRFNSQ, encoded by the exons ATGGATCCTAGCATGGCAAACAACCCGGAATTGCTTCAATTCCTCGCC caagagaaagaaagagcaaTGGTGAACGAAATGGTGTCGAAGATGACAAGTGTGTGCTGGGACAAATGCATCACAAGCGCACCGGGAAGTAAGTTCAGCTCAAGCGAGAGTTCTTGCCTCACTCATTGTGCTCAACGCTACATGGATATGAGTATGATCATCATGAAACGCTTTAATTCGCAGTAA
- the NAC097 gene encoding NAC domain containing protein 97 (NAC domain containing protein 97 (NAC097); FUNCTIONS IN: sequence-specific DNA binding transcription factor activity; INVOLVED IN: multicellular organismal development, regulation of transcription; LOCATED IN: cellular_component unknown; EXPRESSED IN: 9 plant structures; EXPRESSED DURING: 6 growth stages; CONTAINS InterPro DOMAIN/s: No apical meristem (NAM) protein (InterPro:IPR003441); BEST Arabidopsis thaliana protein match is: NAC domain containing protein 83 (TAIR:AT5G13180.1); Has 2430 Blast hits to 2425 proteins in 69 species: Archae - 0; Bacteria - 0; Metazoa - 0; Fungi - 0; Plants - 2430; Viruses - 0; Other Eukaryotes - 0 (source: NCBI BLink).) — MDISAQRFAMNGRSMRLPPGFRFDPDDEDLVFEYLAKKVLHRPMDFDLPELRSCNVDPWDLLGEKNKEVYYFVKKEERERKGRETLSGYWEECEEEEVMEAGGRDCIHLEGRRKTFAFFIGKKPRGTITPWIMYEFRLLSSRATRWSSSPLPRGEVGKWRAVKVVVKEENDEEMVEDEHESDESDGEEVIQSR; from the exons ATGGACATTTCTGCGCAGAGATTTGCCATGAACGGAAGAAGCATGAGACTCCCTCCCGGGTTTCGGTTCGATCCCGATGATGAAGATCTTGTGTTCGAGTATCTCGCCAAGAAGGTCCTCCACCGTCCAATGGACTTCGATCTCCCTGAGCTCCGTTCTTGCAATGTTGATCCATGGGACTTGCTAG GAGAGAAGAACAAGGAAGTGTATTACTTCGTGAAGAAGGAAGAGCGAGAGAGGAAGGGAAGAGAGACGTTATCCGGTTATTGGGAAGAgtgtgaagaagaggaagtaaTGGAGGCTGGTGGTCGTGATTGTATTCATTTAGAAGGAAGGAGAAAGAcatttgctttctttattGGAAAAAAACCTCGAGGGACAATAACTCCATGGATCATGTACGAGTTCCGACTTCTTTCCTCTAGAGCTACAAGGTGGTCATCGTCCCCTCTACCTCGG GGTGAGGTAGGAAAATGGAGGGCGGTGAAAGTCGTAGTGAAGGAAGAGAATGATGAAGAGATGGTGGAGGATGAGCACGAGTCTGACGAGTCTGATGGCGAGGAAGTTATTCAAAGCCGGTGA
- the NAC097 gene encoding NAC domain containing protein 97, producing MWFSECCTYTFVVGEKNKEVYYFVKKEERERKGRETLSGYWEECEEEEVMEAGGRDCIHLEGRRKTFAFFIGKKPRGTITPWIMYEFRLLSSRATRWSSSPLPRGEVGKWRAVKVVVKEENDEEMVEDEHESDESDGEEVIQSR from the exons ATGTGGTTTAGTGAATGTTGTACGTACACTTTTGTTGTAGGAGAGAAGAACAAGGAAGTGTATTACTTCGTGAAGAAGGAAGAGCGAGAGAGGAAGGGAAGAGAGACGTTATCCGGTTATTGGGAAGAgtgtgaagaagaggaagtaaTGGAGGCTGGTGGTCGTGATTGTATTCATTTAGAAGGAAGGAGAAAGAcatttgctttctttattGGAAAAAAACCTCGAGGGACAATAACTCCATGGATCATGTACGAGTTCCGACTTCTTTCCTCTAGAGCTACAAGGTGGTCATCGTCCCCTCTACCTCGG GGTGAGGTAGGAAAATGGAGGGCGGTGAAAGTCGTAGTGAAGGAAGAGAATGATGAAGAGATGGTGGAGGATGAGCACGAGTCTGACGAGTCTGATGGCGAGGAAGTTATTCAAAGCCGGTGA
- a CDS encoding nuclear polyadenylated RNA-binding protein (unknown protein; Has 4750 Blast hits to 3160 proteins in 341 species: Archae - 14; Bacteria - 239; Metazoa - 1329; Fungi - 394; Plants - 197; Viruses - 79; Other Eukaryotes - 2498 (source: NCBI BLink).), with amino-acid sequence MGCGGSRLGGVATTRAEEGGVVPLPAGIRPLLRRRLEEMKKRSHAGVLKGSQTLSKKELLRHNSSEDGEDTEENDGSLKASAKVAPAPDHNVEEKKEVIYEKIPSKDDVKEVKEEVVVNKQEEDNHHQDVVEKQEEENKEVVKKQEEENHDDDVVVINVKKEGDDGKNHDVDEGSINNFDERMIGPGSPSFRVYCVDVPSDDDDEEKDVEDARKSMETESVTTEIKEVDGSIVKKEKKERRGKRFGIALPRKYLANVTAPCYAGGGCMGNTHSRLVQEKSSQ; translated from the exons atgggtTGCGGTGGCTCGAGGCTTGGAGGTGTGGCGACGACAAGGGCGGAAGAAGGCGGGGTTGTGCCACTTCCAGCGGGAATACGTCCCCTTCTCCGGCGAAGGTTagaggagatgaagaaacgGAGCCATGCAGGCGTCTTGAAAGGGAGCCAGACGTTGTCTAAGAAAGAGCTTCTTAGGCATAACTCTTCCGAGGACGGAGAAGATACGGAGGAGAACGACGGTAGCTTGAAGGCGTCCGCTAAGGTTGCTCCGGCGCCTGATCATAAtgtagaagagaagaaagaggttATTTATGAAAAGATTCCATCCAAAGATGATGTTAAAGAGGTGAAGGAAGAAGTAGTTGTGAACAAACAAGAAGAGGacaatcatcatcaagatGTTGTGGAGAAACAAGAGGAGGAAAATAAAGAGGTTGTGAAGAAGCAAGAGGAGGAaaatcatgatgatgatgtggtCGTCATCAATGTTAAGAAGGAAGGAGATGATGGTAAGAAtcatgatgttgatgaaggGAGTATCAACAACTTTGATGAGAGAATGATTGGTCCTGGATCTCCAAGCTTTAGGGTTTATTGCGTCGATGTTccttctgatgatgatgatgaag AAAAAGATGTAGAAGACGCGAGAAAGTCGATGGAAACCGAAAGCGTCACGACAGAGATAAAAGAGGTG GACGGAAGCATTGtcaaaaaggagaaaaaagaaagaagaggaaagaggTTCGGAATCGCATTGCCGAGGAAGTATTTAGCAAATGTGACTGCGCCGTGCTATGCAGGTGGAGGATGCATGGGAAACACTCATTCTCGTTTGGTGCAAGAGAAATCGAGCCAGTGA
- a CDS encoding nuclear polyadenylated RNA-binding protein (unknown protein; FUNCTIONS IN: molecular_function unknown; INVOLVED IN: N-terminal protein myristoylation; LOCATED IN: cellular_component unknown; EXPRESSED IN: 11 plant structures; EXPRESSED DURING: L mature pollen stage, M germinated pollen stage, 4 anthesis, C globular stage, petal differentiation and expansion stage; Has 4984 Blast hits to 3288 proteins in 342 species: Archae - 12; Bacteria - 257; Metazoa - 1366; Fungi - 452; Plants - 199; Viruses - 77; Other Eukaryotes - 2621 (source: NCBI BLink).), which translates to MGCGGSRLGGVATTRAEEGGVVPLPAGIRPLLRRRLEEMKKRSHAGVLKGSQTLSKKELLRHNSSEDGEDTEENDGSLKASAKVAPAPDHNVEEKKEVIYEKIPSKDDVKEVKEEVVVNKQEEDNHHQDVVEKQEEENKEVVKKQEEENHDDDVVVINVKKEGDDGKNHDVDEGSINNFDERMIGPGSPSFRVYCVDVPSDDDDEEKDVEDARKSMETESVTTEIKEDGSIVKKEKKERRGKRFGIALPRKYLANVTAPCYAGGGCMGNTHSRLVQEKSSQ; encoded by the exons atgggtTGCGGTGGCTCGAGGCTTGGAGGTGTGGCGACGACAAGGGCGGAAGAAGGCGGGGTTGTGCCACTTCCAGCGGGAATACGTCCCCTTCTCCGGCGAAGGTTagaggagatgaagaaacgGAGCCATGCAGGCGTCTTGAAAGGGAGCCAGACGTTGTCTAAGAAAGAGCTTCTTAGGCATAACTCTTCCGAGGACGGAGAAGATACGGAGGAGAACGACGGTAGCTTGAAGGCGTCCGCTAAGGTTGCTCCGGCGCCTGATCATAAtgtagaagagaagaaagaggttATTTATGAAAAGATTCCATCCAAAGATGATGTTAAAGAGGTGAAGGAAGAAGTAGTTGTGAACAAACAAGAAGAGGacaatcatcatcaagatGTTGTGGAGAAACAAGAGGAGGAAAATAAAGAGGTTGTGAAGAAGCAAGAGGAGGAaaatcatgatgatgatgtggtCGTCATCAATGTTAAGAAGGAAGGAGATGATGGTAAGAAtcatgatgttgatgaaggGAGTATCAACAACTTTGATGAGAGAATGATTGGTCCTGGATCTCCAAGCTTTAGGGTTTATTGCGTCGATGTTccttctgatgatgatgatgaag AAAAAGATGTAGAAGACGCGAGAAAGTCGATGGAAACCGAAAGCGTCACGACAGAGATAAAAGAG GACGGAAGCATTGtcaaaaaggagaaaaaagaaagaagaggaaagaggTTCGGAATCGCATTGCCGAGGAAGTATTTAGCAAATGTGACTGCGCCGTGCTATGCAGGTGGAGGATGCATGGGAAACACTCATTCTCGTTTGGTGCAAGAGAAATCGAGCCAGTGA